From Oscillospiraceae bacterium CM, a single genomic window includes:
- a CDS encoding IS30 family transposase, translated as MDNNDSITVSAERKKGQHLSLEDRGAVKALLKQGLGVRGIARNIGCSPSTISYELRRGTPTRKSNRGQAPGYSPKLGEAIYKANRRACVKPLKAGSCKTFIDWVVKQIREHKWSLDSCCGYAKRQRLYSEDQMVCTRTLYNMVWAGLLPITPTELPEALKRSTRKARGRENKKHYGTSISARPEIASLRIEGGHWEGDTVVGKRAGKEAVVLSLLEKKTEHYIAIRIPGKTSDAVMSAMKSLRAEYGERFSQIFKTITVDNGSEFADFAEVEAWGSQIYFAHPYSSWERPQNERHNGLFRTFVPKGTSIEQYTDEDILSAADELNGRPRKKLGYHTPEELFEAFLDSEYAA; from the coding sequence AAGCCCTCTTGAAGCAGGGACTTGGCGTACGCGGCATCGCCCGAAACATTGGCTGTTCACCGTCCACCATCTCATACGAGTTAAGGCGAGGTACACCGACACGGAAGAGCAACAGGGGCCAAGCACCTGGCTATTCTCCGAAACTCGGCGAGGCCATCTACAAGGCTAATCGAAGGGCTTGTGTCAAGCCCCTCAAAGCAGGCTCCTGCAAGACTTTCATTGACTGGGTAGTCAAGCAGATCCGGGAACACAAGTGGTCGCTGGATTCCTGCTGCGGATATGCGAAGCGACAGCGTTTGTACAGTGAAGATCAGATGGTTTGTACCCGCACTCTGTACAACATGGTCTGGGCAGGCTTGCTTCCCATCACGCCGACCGAACTGCCGGAAGCCTTAAAACGCAGCACCCGAAAGGCCAGGGGCAGGGAAAACAAAAAGCACTACGGCACAAGCATTTCCGCCCGTCCTGAGATCGCTTCCCTTCGTATAGAAGGCGGCCACTGGGAGGGCGACACCGTGGTTGGAAAACGAGCTGGGAAAGAGGCAGTTGTACTCTCTCTGCTGGAGAAGAAGACCGAGCACTACATCGCCATTCGTATTCCCGGAAAGACCAGTGATGCGGTGATGTCTGCCATGAAAAGCCTACGCGCTGAGTACGGGGAACGTTTTTCACAGATTTTTAAGACGATTACCGTAGACAACGGCAGCGAGTTCGCCGACTTTGCAGAAGTCGAGGCTTGGGGTTCCCAGATCTACTTTGCCCACCCATACAGCTCTTGGGAACGTCCTCAGAACGAAAGGCATAATGGACTGTTCCGGACCTTCGTTCCAAAGGGAACATCTATTGAGCAGTATACAGACGAGGACATCCTGTCCGCTGCTGATGAGTTAAATGGGCGACCCCGGAAGAAGCTCGGATACCACACGCCAGAGGAACTATTTGAAGCCTTTCTTGATTCCGAATACGCAGCCTGA
- a CDS encoding YitT family protein has protein sequence MAVGAVFAAAGLDIFLVPNSIIDGGIVGVSIIASFLTVIPLGVYTFALNIPFLFIGYKQIGKSFVISSLFSTAVFSLFVTLFHAVPSLTHDVLLATVFGGIILGVGVGLILRCGGSLDGTEIIAIILSRKSFLSVGQIVMVMNIVIFTLAAFILGWDRALYSILAYFIAHKAIDVILDGVDEAKAVMIVSDQSEEISEAIMARLGRGVTVWEGQGGFSKEKNRIIFSVVTRLEITKLRAIVHEKDENAFITVHDVADVTGGRYKKRAIH, from the coding sequence CTGGCGGTCGGTGCTGTTTTCGCCGCGGCGGGGCTCGATATTTTTCTTGTACCAAACAGTATTATTGACGGCGGCATTGTTGGCGTATCGATCATCGCGAGCTTTTTAACGGTTATTCCGCTTGGCGTTTATACGTTTGCCCTGAATATACCGTTTTTATTTATCGGCTATAAGCAAATCGGAAAATCCTTCGTTATCTCGTCGCTGTTTTCAACAGCGGTCTTCTCCCTGTTTGTCACGCTTTTTCACGCCGTGCCGAGCCTGACGCACGATGTTCTGCTGGCCACTGTTTTCGGCGGGATCATTTTGGGCGTCGGTGTCGGCCTCATTCTTCGGTGCGGCGGTTCGCTGGACGGGACGGAGATCATTGCGATCATTCTCAGCAGGAAGTCATTTTTATCTGTCGGTCAGATTGTCATGGTCATGAATATCGTCATTTTCACATTGGCGGCGTTTATCCTGGGCTGGGATAGGGCGCTGTATTCCATCCTGGCCTATTTTATTGCGCATAAAGCCATCGACGTTATTCTGGACGGCGTTGATGAGGCGAAAGCGGTGATGATCGTTTCGGATCAGTCAGAGGAAATATCGGAAGCAATCATGGCGCGCTTGGGACGCGGCGTCACGGTCTGGGAAGGGCAGGGCGGCTTTTCTAAAGAGAAAAACCGCATCATTTTCTCCGTCGTAACGCGCCTTGAAATAACAAAACTCCGCGCTATCGTGCACGAAAAGGACGAAAACGCCTTCATCACGGTGCACGATGTCGCGGATGTCACCGGCGGCCGCTATAAAAAGAGGGCGATCCACTGA